Within the Thermomicrobiales bacterium genome, the region ACACCGCTCTGACACCATAGGCGTCGGCCAACGGCCCGAAGAGCGCGAGGCCAATCGGCCCGGCAAGTGCCCAGACCATCATAAACAGTGAAAGAACGCGGCCCTGATAGTGGTTTGGGACGACCGTTTGGAGGATGGCTCGCGACGGCACCATGCCAATGGCGTAGGTCACGCCCGAGACAAACCACCAGAACACTGCCATCCAGAACATGCTGGCTGGCATGAGCGCCGCCAATGCCACCGTCGCGCAGGAGAGTGCGAAGGTGACGAGCATCACGGTAACGCGGCGCTGCCGAAATGCCATGACACTCGCAATCAGCCCACCGACAACCACACCTGCGCCACCGCCGCCTTCCATGACGGCAATCGCGTTGACACCGGCGTGGAAGTACTGCTGCACCAGCAAAGGGGCCATCGCAAATGCCGGCATGATCGTCAGCAGCATGAGAACGTTGATGATCCACATCGCTGCTAGCCCGCGATGCCCGAAGACGACCCTGACTCCGGCCCGCGTGTCGGACCACATGCTGCGTGCTGCCTGGGAGACGACGCGGGTCTGTGGAATTGCGAAGAAGAACAGCGGCACGATGCCGAGCAGCGCGGTCGACACGTCGATCATCAGCGCCCACTGCAACGGCAGCAGCGCAAGCGCCAGGGCCGCAGCTGGCGCAGCAACGATGCTGCACAAGCCCATCACGAGCTGGTTCATGCCGACGGCACGCGACAGCCACGATGTCGGCACGAGCATGGCGGTGCTCGCCGCTGCGGCCGGCGACTGGAATGCCTGCATCGCGCTTCGAATCGCCATCAGCGTATAGATGTGCCAGAGCGCAACTCGATCGACGGCAAACAGGATGACAAGGATGACCATGCACAGCGCTGTGATTGCGTCAGTCAGGATCATGATCAGCCGACGGTCATAGCGGTCGGCAACAACGCCGGCAAAGATGCCAAGTACCCCCTGGGGCAACATCGCAGCAATACCGGCGGCGGCCAACACACTCGCCGAACCGGTAGTCAGGGTGAGCCACCAGATGAGAACGAATTGTGTGAGAAAGCTGCCGAAGAGCGAGACCGATTGCCCGATCAGGATCACAAAGAATCTGACCCGCCACGGCTCGTCTTCACGCGGTTCGCGGTGAACGCTCAACGACTGGTTCATCGGGCTAGCCGAAGAAGCTCTTCACGAAGCTCGGCGCGTTCGGCTTCTGTTACCAGTGGCCAATCGAAGAATTCGCCGTACCACCAACCATCACAAGCGGCGCGGATGAGTAGAGCGCGACCAGGCATGAGCCCGTCGGCGGGCGGTTGCAACGTCGGGGATGCGGCATAGAACTCATCGGCAACTCCCCAACTCTCCTGGAACACGGACCAGATCTGAGAAAGGATGCGTGGCATGGCGGGGTCACCATCGAACGTCGCGCGAATATAGGCGCGATGCCAGCGACCGGCGCTCGACTCGTCTTCTGTAGCCAACTCCCGGCGCAGAGCCTCGTCGAAGCTCTGCAACTGTTCTGTGAGGACACCTTCCACCAGCGCGGCTTTTGTCGGGAAGTGGTGCAGTAGCCCACCCTTACTGACTCCAGCGTCAGCCGCAACGGCATCCATCGAGAGCGAAGCAGCACCGTGATCCAATATGCGCTGAATCGAGGAATCAATGATCGCCTG harbors:
- a CDS encoding TetR/AcrR family transcriptional regulator, producing MTKKAPEKTRQAIIDSSIQRILDHGAASLSMDAVAADAGVSKGGLLHHFPTKAALVEGVLTEQLQSFDEALRRELATEDESSAGRWHRAYIRATFDGDPAMPRILSQIWSVFQESWGVADEFYAASPTLQPPADGLMPGRALLIRAACDGWWYGEFFDWPLVTEAERAELREELLRLAR
- a CDS encoding MFS transporter, yielding MSVHREPREDEPWRVRFFVILIGQSVSLFGSFLTQFVLIWWLTLTTGSASVLAAAGIAAMLPQGVLGIFAGVVADRYDRRLIMILTDAITALCMVILVILFAVDRVALWHIYTLMAIRSAMQAFQSPAAAASTAMLVPTSWLSRAVGMNQLVMGLCSIVAAPAAALALALLPLQWALMIDVSTALLGIVPLFFFAIPQTRVVSQAARSMWSDTRAGVRVVFGHRGLAAMWIINVLMLLTIMPAFAMAPLLVQQYFHAGVNAIAVMEGGGGAGVVVGGLIASVMAFRQRRVTVMLVTFALSCATVALAALMPASMFWMAVFWWFVSGVTYAIGMVPSRAILQTVVPNHYQGRVLSLFMMVWALAGPIGLALFGPLADAYGVRAVFIGGGILATLACVLGFASYSLRNIESTPVDIPDVIPDVSQSTVQP